A portion of the Granulosicoccus antarcticus IMCC3135 genome contains these proteins:
- a CDS encoding DUF6552 family protein: MWRYQRLDQGAQRSSSSGLLRFDWTPRNACLFLAGVARSFVVGVLWNDRALMLIHAIALIAMLAGLLNR, from the coding sequence ATGTGGCGATACCAGCGGCTCGATCAGGGCGCACAGCGTTCATCATCAAGTGGGTTGCTTCGGTTTGACTGGACGCCGCGGAACGCCTGTCTGTTTCTTGCAGGTGTTGCAAGGTCGTTCGTTGTCGGCGTACTTTGGAATGATCGAGCGCTGATGCTGATTCACGCGATTGCCCTTATTGCCATGCTCGCAGGATTATTGAATCGATGA
- a CDS encoding sugar phosphate isomerase/epimerase family protein, translating into MITPDRLSLNTATVSRQWNLEQAVEGCLRHGIGGIAPWRDKLHEAGVNAAARMIRDSGLQVSGLCRGGWYTAEGALTPSVIEDNERAVDEAVAIGAACLVMVVGGLGPDSKDLVSARDIVTQGLSKTLDYARTVNMPIAIEPLHPMYAADRACVNTTAQALDICDQLGTGIGVALDVYHIWWDPDIQTQIARAGKERLLAFHLCDWLVPTTDMLSDRGMMGDGVIDIPHYRSLVEAQGFDGLNEVEIFSAENWWKRDPDEVLQEIINRARQC; encoded by the coding sequence ATGATCACCCCTGACAGATTATCGCTGAATACGGCTACCGTCAGCCGGCAGTGGAACCTTGAACAGGCAGTGGAGGGTTGTCTGCGCCACGGCATTGGTGGCATTGCGCCGTGGCGTGACAAATTGCATGAAGCAGGTGTCAATGCAGCAGCTCGCATGATCCGCGATTCTGGTTTGCAGGTATCCGGTCTGTGCCGGGGCGGCTGGTATACGGCGGAAGGGGCACTGACCCCTTCTGTCATCGAAGACAACGAGCGCGCAGTTGATGAAGCCGTTGCCATCGGTGCCGCCTGCCTGGTCATGGTGGTCGGTGGACTGGGGCCTGACTCCAAAGACCTGGTTTCTGCGCGCGACATTGTCACGCAAGGTCTGAGCAAGACGCTTGATTATGCTCGAACTGTCAACATGCCCATCGCCATCGAGCCACTACATCCCATGTATGCAGCAGACCGGGCCTGCGTCAATACGACAGCCCAGGCTCTGGACATCTGCGACCAGCTGGGTACAGGCATCGGTGTCGCGCTGGATGTCTATCACATCTGGTGGGACCCTGATATCCAGACGCAGATAGCACGGGCGGGCAAAGAGCGCCTGCTGGCCTTTCATCTGTGTGACTGGCTGGTTCCAACGACTGACATGCTGAGTGACAGAGGTATGATGGGCGATGGCGTCATCGATATTCCACACTACCGCAGTCTGGTGGAGGCGCAGGGTTTCGACGGGCTCAACGAGGTTGAAATCTTTTCCGCAGAGAACTGGTGGAAACGCGATCCTGATGAAGTGTTGCAAGAGATCATCAATCGCGCCCGGCAGTGCTGA
- a CDS encoding glycine C-acetyltransferase, with product MTHDFIAHLAGELAGLKEDGLYKTERIISSKQAGTVSLQSGRQVINLCANNYLGLSDNPELIEAGREALARYGYGMSSVRFICGTQEEHTVLESRLSSFLGFEDTILYSSCFDANTGLFETILGPEDAIISDALNHASIIDGVRLCKAKRLRYANSDMSDLETQLQAAKDCRFKLIATDGVFSMDGYIAKLGEICDLAEQYGAMVMVDESHAVGFMGKTGRGSIEHCNVMGRVDIVTGTLGKALGGASGGYTSGKKEVIDWLRQRSRPYLFSNTLAPVIAQTSIKVLDMLESSTARRDRLMENATHFRTRMSEAGFDLLPGEHPIIPVMLRDPKLAQEMAALLDEKGVYVAPFSFPVVPRGQDRIRTQMSAAHSREELDRAIDAFIETGRQMEIIE from the coding sequence ATGACCCATGATTTCATCGCACACCTTGCTGGCGAACTGGCTGGCTTGAAGGAAGATGGTCTTTACAAGACCGAGCGCATCATCAGCAGTAAACAAGCCGGGACCGTATCGCTGCAATCGGGACGCCAGGTTATCAACCTGTGTGCCAACAATTACCTGGGGCTTTCCGATAATCCGGAGCTGATCGAGGCGGGTCGCGAAGCACTGGCTCGTTACGGCTATGGCATGTCATCGGTGCGCTTCATCTGCGGTACTCAGGAAGAGCACACGGTGCTCGAATCGCGCCTGTCATCTTTCCTGGGCTTCGAGGACACCATTCTCTATTCCAGTTGTTTCGATGCCAATACCGGGCTCTTTGAAACCATTCTGGGCCCTGAAGATGCGATCATTTCAGATGCACTGAACCATGCCTCGATCATCGATGGCGTGCGCTTGTGCAAGGCCAAGCGCCTTCGCTATGCCAACTCTGACATGAGCGATCTGGAAACGCAATTACAAGCGGCCAAAGACTGCCGGTTCAAACTGATTGCCACAGACGGCGTATTCTCGATGGATGGCTATATCGCGAAGCTGGGTGAAATCTGTGATCTGGCAGAACAATACGGTGCGATGGTGATGGTCGATGAAAGTCACGCAGTGGGCTTTATGGGCAAGACCGGACGCGGCAGTATCGAACATTGCAACGTCATGGGTCGGGTCGACATTGTCACCGGCACACTGGGCAAAGCGCTCGGTGGGGCATCAGGCGGCTACACCAGTGGCAAAAAGGAAGTCATTGACTGGTTGCGTCAACGTTCACGCCCGTATCTTTTCTCGAATACGCTGGCTCCCGTGATCGCGCAAACGTCCATCAAAGTGCTCGATATGCTGGAAAGCAGTACCGCCCGTCGTGACCGGCTGATGGAGAACGCCACGCACTTTCGTACTCGCATGTCAGAGGCCGGATTCGATCTGCTGCCAGGTGAGCATCCGATCATACCGGTGATGCTGCGTGATCCCAAACTGGCACAGGAGATGGCCGCACTGCTGGATGAAAAAGGCGTTTATGTTGCCCCTTTCAGCTTTCCTGTTGTGCCCCGTGGCCAGGATCGGATCCGTACACAAATGTCTGCGGCACACAGCCGCGAAGAGCTTGATCGTGCCATCGATGCATTCATCGAAACAGGCCGTCAAATGGAGATCATCGAATGA
- a CDS encoding SDR family oxidoreductase, with product MTVEKVALVTAGGSGLGAAAARRLSADGFRVGILSSSGKGEALGESLGGFGVTGSNRSVESLKRLVDGAIERWGRIDVLVNSAGHGPNGTVLQMSDEDWHEGLEVYLLNVIRASRLVTPYMQSQGGSIINISTFAAFEPDPLFPTSGIFRAGLAGFTKLYADQYAAEGVRMNNVLPGFIDSLPETEERRARIPMKRYGRTEEVSSLISWLASDDGAYMTGQNLRIDGGLTRAV from the coding sequence ATGACTGTAGAAAAAGTAGCTCTAGTGACAGCAGGTGGATCAGGTTTGGGGGCGGCAGCGGCCCGCCGCCTGAGTGCGGACGGGTTTCGCGTCGGCATTCTTTCATCTTCGGGCAAAGGCGAGGCTCTGGGCGAGTCGTTGGGTGGTTTTGGCGTCACCGGTTCCAATCGTTCCGTAGAGTCGCTTAAACGACTAGTCGACGGCGCTATAGAAAGGTGGGGTCGGATTGATGTACTGGTCAATTCTGCCGGTCACGGTCCAAACGGAACTGTGCTCCAGATGAGCGACGAAGACTGGCACGAAGGGCTTGAAGTCTACCTGCTCAATGTTATCCGAGCGTCGAGGTTGGTTACACCCTATATGCAGAGCCAGGGCGGCTCGATCATTAATATCTCCACATTCGCAGCATTCGAACCTGACCCACTCTTCCCCACATCAGGCATCTTCCGAGCCGGTCTCGCAGGCTTCACCAAGCTCTATGCCGATCAATACGCAGCCGAGGGTGTGCGAATGAACAATGTCCTGCCAGGCTTCATTGACAGTCTGCCAGAAACCGAAGAACGACGTGCTCGGATACCCATGAAACGCTACGGGCGTACTGAAGAAGTGTCATCCTTGATCTCCTGGCTTGCCTCTGATGACGGTGCCTACATGACCGGGCAAAACCTGCGTATCGACGGAGGCCTGACACGTGCAGTCTGA
- a CDS encoding dihydrodipicolinate synthase family protein, whose amino-acid sequence MSVTINLPTAGGGLQALSLVAGPAPVAASGQWNRIGYAAAHVVCDPLADIDPWIDTAVDWDRTLAYREYLWSIGLGVAEAMDTAQRGMGLSWDTSLELVQRSMEIAKAGGHLIASGAGTDHLVITPATTIDDVIAAYEFQCEAIEATGSRVILMASRALAAVASGPEDYARVYSRVLAGLKQPAILHWLGEMFDPALQGYWGSDDHMIAMSTCLEVLQDNAANIDGIKISLLSAEKEIHMRNHLPDGVKMYTGDDFNYPDLIEGDEQGFSHALLGIFDPIAGAAARALSALGAGDNAAFRAAFEPTVPLSRHIFKAPTRFYKTGVVFMAYLNGHQDHFTMVGGQESTRSTVHLAELMRLANEAQLFTDPEATARRAHAVFAARGVEINS is encoded by the coding sequence CCCATGTTGTCTGCGACCCATTGGCGGATATCGACCCCTGGATCGATACCGCCGTGGACTGGGATCGGACGTTGGCTTATCGTGAATACCTGTGGAGTATCGGCCTGGGTGTCGCCGAGGCCATGGACACCGCTCAGCGCGGCATGGGTCTGAGTTGGGACACTTCACTGGAGCTGGTACAACGCAGCATGGAGATTGCCAAAGCCGGTGGGCACCTGATTGCCAGCGGTGCCGGCACCGATCATCTCGTGATCACACCGGCTACCACCATCGATGATGTCATTGCTGCCTACGAGTTTCAGTGCGAGGCAATCGAAGCCACGGGCAGTCGCGTGATCCTGATGGCATCGCGTGCACTGGCCGCGGTGGCATCAGGCCCCGAGGACTATGCCAGGGTCTATTCCCGGGTGCTCGCAGGCTTGAAACAGCCAGCCATTTTGCACTGGCTGGGAGAAATGTTCGACCCGGCTCTGCAAGGCTATTGGGGCTCTGACGATCATATGATCGCCATGTCCACTTGCCTGGAGGTACTGCAAGACAACGCCGCCAACATCGATGGCATCAAGATCTCTCTGTTATCGGCAGAGAAGGAAATCCATATGCGCAACCACCTGCCAGATGGCGTCAAGATGTATACCGGTGATGACTTCAACTATCCGGATCTGATAGAGGGGGATGAACAAGGCTTTTCACATGCCTTGCTGGGTATCTTCGACCCCATTGCCGGTGCCGCTGCACGGGCACTATCGGCGCTGGGTGCCGGCGACAACGCAGCCTTTCGGGCAGCCTTCGAACCGACAGTGCCGCTGTCACGGCATATCTTCAAGGCCCCTACCCGATTCTACAAGACTGGTGTGGTCTTCATGGCCTATCTGAACGGCCACCAGGACCATTTCACCATGGTTGGCGGACAGGAAAGTACGCGCTCCACCGTACATCTGGCTGAACTGATGCGTCTGGCCAATGAGGCGCAACTGTTTACCGACCCGGAAGCAACCGCGCGTCGCGCCCATGCCGTGTTCGCCGCTCGGGGCGTGGAGATCAACTCATGA